Genomic window (Roseivirga sp. 4D4):
TTGTCACGCTCCTGCATGCGCTTTTCCATCTCCAATTGGTAAAGCCTTGACTTTAACATAGACATGGCGCGTTCTCTATTCTCGAGCTGCGATCGAGTTTCGGTGTTTTCAATGCTAATACCGGTAGGTGCGTGTTTGATCCGTACACCAGTTTCTACTTTGTTCACATTTTGGCCACCAGCCCCACCTGAGCGGAAGGTATCCCAAGAGATGTCGGAAGGATTGACATGAATCTCGATGGTATCATCTATAATAGGATAGGCAAATACCGAAGAAAAAGAAGTATGCCTTCTTCCTCCAGAATCGAAAGGTGAGATTCTAACCAAGCGGTGTACTCCAGATTCGGATTTGAGTTGTCCATAGGCAAAGTCACCTTCAAATTCTAAGGTCGCTGATTTTATTCCAGCAACGTCACCTGGTTGGTAATTGACCTGCTTTACCTTCATGCCGTGCTTCTCACCCCACATGATGTACATGCGCATTAGCATTTCGGCCCAATCGTTACTTTCTGTGCCACCAGCTCCGGGATTGATCTCAATCATCGCATTGAGTTGATCCTCTTCGCCACTAAGCATTTTCTTAAACTCTAGTTCTTCCAGGATTTCTGTGGCTTTCTGGAATTCTTTCTCGATTTCTTCAGGATCACCCTCGCCCATTTCAAGGAACTCATTGAGTGTTTCAAGATCTTCAACAGCGTCATTGGCTTTTTCAAAACCCGTGGTCCATACCTTTTTGGTACGAATGGCTTTTAGCACCTTTTCGGCTTCTTTAGGGTCGTTCCAGAAATCGGGCTGAGCTGTAACGAGTTCTTCCTCTTCTACTTCTCGCTTCTTGACATCATAGTCAAAGATACCCCCTCAAGGCCGCAATACGAGCCTTTAAATCCTTCAGCTGATCTGCTGTCATGGTGTTGAAATTTTGAAGATGCAAAGGTGGCGAAATGGGCCGGATTATTCAAGGTTTCAAAGAACCTAAGTTTGAGAGAAAATCGGACTCAGGGAATCTAGAACGATCCAATGATGAAGGCCTCAAATTTGGGGTTGGTGAGATCTACTTTCTTACGCCTCATCCATTTCAGGCTATACCCGGTCAGTACCAATGCTGCACTTGTAGCCGTGGTACCAGTGTCAAAAGTGAATGGATTTCCCTCAATTACACTATTGTTGAATAGATCAATTGCTAAAAGGCCATAACCAGCTACTGGCAATACATCTTCGGCACTTCTGAGTAGGGGAGAGCGATTTGAAAAAGCATTTGAAACGTTCACCACCTCAATCTGATCCAGAGTGATGATATTATTTTCCAGTACTACTGTGCTATCTGCAAAATCTGTAATCCGATCGGTAAAAAAGTCTGACTCCCCTTTTTGCTTGTAGACAATGTAATTGCCTACACGGTATTCATACCTACGGGTAGTACCCTTTTTTCGCAGTACCATATAAGCTTGGGCAGATACTGCTTGAAAGCAAAAAAGCAGCCCCAGAACGAAAAACAGTTTTTTCAAATTCATATAGGCCGCTAAATAAGTTAAAATCGTTGTTAAGTAATGTTAAACTTTATAAGTCCAACCGTATTTATCTTCAATCACACCGGTTCTAATGTCATTGAGCTCTTTCAGAATTTTACTTGAAAACTCACCTCCAGATGGATTGTTAATTTCCAGTATTTCTTCCTCGTAGCCGATTTTTGCAATCGGAGCAATTGTGGCAGCAGTTCCTACACCAAATGCCTCTTCAAGTCTGCCTTCTCTCGCAGCCGCTACTATTTCTTTTACGGCAATAGGCCTTTCTTCAACTTCAATTCCCCATTCTCTGGCGATGGTTAAAACACTGTCTCTGGTGATTCCCTTAAGAATTGTTCCAGAAGTGGGTGCCGTAAGAATTTTTCCATCTACAACGAACATTACGTTCATGGTACCCGACTCT
Coding sequences:
- the prfB gene encoding peptide chain release factor 2 (programmed frameshift) — translated: MTADQLKDLKARIAALRGYLDYDVKKREVEEEELVTAQPDFWNDPKEAEKVLKAIRTKKVWTTGFEKANDAVEDLETLNEFLEMGEGDPEEIEKEFQKATEILEELEFKKMLSGEEDQLNAMIEINPGAGGTESNDWAEMLMRMYIMWGEKHGMKVKQVNYQPGDVAGIKSATLEFEGDFAYGQLKSESGVHRLVRISPFDSGGRRHTSFSSVFAYPIIDDTIEIHVNPSDISWDTFRSGGAGGQNVNKVETGVRIKHAPTGISIENTETRSQLENRERAMSMLKSRLYQLEMEKRMQERDKVESEKMRVDFGSQIRNYVLHPYKLIKDNRTSVERTDVQNVLDGDLDDFIKAFLMQQ